A region from the Afifella aestuarii genome encodes:
- a CDS encoding glucan biosynthesis protein: MDRRAFLVASLAAAASSASGNAFAQRGASPDTPENPAPDIAAPPPSNNAFTWDSLKSQARALAERPFKEADDDLPAQFADLNYAQFREIEYRREARLWRDEGLAFQLDFLHRGALFKERVNIFIVENGEAHQVAYNPAMYNFRQAPQPPEGIDIGFSGFRVHNPINSPNVWDEFLVFQGATYFRAVGQGQYYGLSARGLALKTGDPDGEEFPRFTTFWIEKPEPGEEVLNIYALLDSVSTTGAYRFVVRPGRDTVIEVTGELFPRQPLHHIGLAPLTSMFLFGPLNRTGFNDYRPQVHDSDGLQMLTGNNEWIWRPLANYPTLQSSSFMDPAPRGFGLVQRARDFQDFQDLEARYERRPSVWIEPIGTWANGQVELLEIPTDKEIHDNIVTFWRPSYDVTPGAPYSFAYRMRWTDRPKAPAGSLYAADSRAGRNFHDTSNLYVIDFIPEEGTLPAFDGLSLEVSANHGAIKGQVLQPNPLVGGVRATFLFEPEDQLTEFRVRLVADGEPASETWLYRWVPE; this comes from the coding sequence ATGGACAGGCGGGCCTTCCTCGTTGCTTCTCTGGCAGCCGCGGCATCAAGCGCAAGCGGCAACGCATTCGCCCAGAGAGGCGCTTCCCCAGACACACCTGAAAATCCGGCACCCGACATTGCCGCGCCTCCCCCAAGCAACAACGCGTTTACGTGGGACAGCCTGAAATCTCAGGCGCGCGCGCTTGCCGAGCGCCCGTTCAAAGAGGCTGACGACGATCTGCCGGCCCAATTCGCCGATCTCAATTATGCGCAGTTCCGCGAGATCGAATACCGGCGCGAAGCCCGTCTTTGGCGCGACGAAGGCCTCGCCTTCCAGTTGGACTTTCTCCATCGCGGCGCGCTGTTCAAAGAGCGGGTCAACATCTTCATCGTCGAGAACGGCGAGGCCCATCAGGTGGCCTACAACCCGGCGATGTACAACTTCCGCCAGGCACCGCAGCCGCCCGAAGGTATCGATATCGGCTTCTCCGGCTTTCGCGTCCACAACCCGATCAACAGCCCGAATGTGTGGGACGAATTCCTCGTCTTTCAGGGCGCGACCTACTTCCGCGCCGTCGGCCAGGGCCAGTATTACGGGCTGTCCGCACGCGGCCTCGCGCTCAAGACCGGCGATCCGGACGGCGAGGAATTTCCCCGTTTCACCACCTTCTGGATCGAGAAGCCGGAACCTGGCGAAGAGGTTTTGAACATCTATGCCCTCCTCGACAGCGTGTCGACGACGGGGGCCTATCGCTTTGTCGTGCGTCCGGGCCGCGACACGGTGATCGAGGTCACGGGCGAGCTCTTTCCGCGCCAGCCTCTGCACCATATCGGCCTTGCGCCGCTCACCTCGATGTTCCTCTTCGGTCCGCTCAACCGCACGGGCTTCAACGATTACCGCCCGCAGGTCCACGACAGCGACGGCCTGCAGATGCTGACCGGCAACAATGAGTGGATCTGGCGGCCGCTCGCGAACTATCCGACGCTGCAATCCTCGTCCTTCATGGATCCCGCCCCGCGCGGCTTCGGTCTCGTTCAGCGCGCCCGCGATTTTCAGGATTTTCAGGATCTGGAAGCCCGCTACGAGCGCCGCCCGAGCGTCTGGATCGAACCGATCGGGACCTGGGCCAACGGCCAGGTGGAGCTTCTGGAAATCCCGACCGACAAGGAAATCCACGACAACATCGTCACCTTCTGGCGACCATCCTACGATGTGACCCCCGGCGCGCCCTATTCCTTCGCCTACCGCATGCGCTGGACCGACCGGCCGAAAGCCCCTGCCGGTTCGCTTTACGCCGCCGACAGCCGCGCCGGGCGGAACTTTCACGACACGAGCAACCTTTACGTCATCGATTTCATTCCCGAAGAAGGCACTCTTCCGGCCTTTGACGGCCTGTCGTTGGAGGTCTCCGCCAATCACGGCGCCATCAAAGGGCAGGTCTTGCAGCCGAACCCGCTTGTTGGCGGTGTCAGAGCGACGTTCCTCTTTGAGCCGGAGGATCAGTTGACGGAGTTTCGCGTGCGTCTCGTCGCTGATGGCGAGCCCGCCAGCGAAACCTGGCTCTACCGTTGGGTTCCCGAATGA
- the ettA gene encoding energy-dependent translational throttle protein EttA, with protein sequence MARQFIYHMSGLSKAYSGGKKVLDNIHLSFYPDAKIGVLGPNGSGKSSLLRIMAGLDKEFTGEAWAADGARVGYLPQEPQLNPAKDVKGNVMEGVAAKQAILDRYNELMMNYSDETAEEAAKLQDQIDSANLWDLDSKVDMAMEALRCPPGDADVNVLSGGERRRVALCKLLLEEPDLLLLDEPTNHLDAETVAWLEKHLEQYPGAVLIVTHDRYFLDNVTGWILELDRGRGIPYEGNYTAYLDSKSKRMQQESREDEARQKVIAREREWMGRSPQARQAKSKARIKAYDELLKANQERMASRDAQIVIPPGPRLGDVAIEAEGLTKGFGDQLLMEDLSFKLPPGGIVGVIGPNGAGKTTLFRMLTGQETPDAGEIRLGDTAILGYVDQSRDDMDPNASVWQEISGGAEVIQLGKREMNSRAYVGAFNFKGGDQQKPVGKLSGGERNRVHLAKMLKSGANILLLDEPTNDLDTETLAALEEALEDFAGCAVVISHDRMFLDRLATHILSFEGDSHVEWFEGNFEAYEEDKKRRLGTDAVENPRRIKYKPLTR encoded by the coding sequence ATGGCGCGCCAGTTCATTTATCATATGTCCGGCCTGTCCAAGGCCTATTCCGGCGGCAAGAAGGTTTTGGACAATATCCATCTGTCCTTCTACCCGGATGCCAAGATCGGTGTCCTCGGCCCGAACGGCTCCGGTAAATCGAGCCTTCTGCGCATCATGGCCGGGCTCGACAAAGAATTTACCGGCGAGGCCTGGGCGGCCGATGGCGCACGCGTCGGCTACCTGCCGCAGGAGCCGCAGCTCAACCCGGCCAAAGACGTCAAGGGCAACGTGATGGAAGGGGTCGCCGCCAAGCAGGCGATTCTCGACCGCTACAACGAGCTCATGATGAACTATTCCGACGAGACGGCGGAAGAGGCGGCAAAGCTTCAGGATCAGATCGATAGCGCCAATCTCTGGGATCTCGATTCAAAGGTCGACATGGCTATGGAGGCGCTGCGCTGCCCGCCGGGCGACGCGGACGTCAACGTCCTGTCCGGTGGTGAACGCCGCCGCGTGGCGCTGTGCAAGCTGCTCCTGGAAGAGCCCGATCTTCTCCTCCTCGACGAGCCGACGAACCATCTCGATGCGGAGACCGTGGCGTGGCTCGAAAAGCATCTGGAGCAGTATCCGGGCGCCGTCCTGATCGTCACCCACGACCGCTACTTCCTCGACAATGTCACTGGCTGGATTCTCGAGCTCGATCGCGGCCGCGGCATCCCCTACGAGGGCAATTACACGGCCTATCTCGATTCCAAGTCGAAGCGCATGCAGCAGGAATCGCGCGAGGACGAGGCACGCCAGAAGGTGATCGCCCGCGAGCGCGAATGGATGGGCCGCTCGCCGCAGGCGCGGCAGGCGAAGTCCAAGGCCCGCATCAAGGCCTATGACGAGCTTCTGAAAGCGAATCAGGAACGCATGGCAAGCCGCGATGCGCAGATCGTTATTCCGCCGGGCCCGCGGCTTGGCGACGTGGCCATCGAGGCGGAGGGGCTGACGAAGGGCTTCGGCGATCAGCTTTTGATGGAAGACCTCTCCTTCAAGCTGCCGCCGGGTGGCATCGTCGGCGTTATCGGCCCGAACGGCGCCGGTAAGACGACGCTTTTCCGCATGCTGACGGGGCAGGAGACGCCGGATGCGGGCGAGATCCGTCTCGGCGATACGGCCATCCTCGGCTATGTCGATCAGAGCCGCGACGACATGGATCCGAACGCGAGCGTCTGGCAGGAGATTTCCGGCGGGGCGGAGGTGATCCAGCTCGGCAAGCGCGAGATGAATTCGCGCGCCTATGTCGGCGCCTTCAACTTCAAGGGCGGCGACCAGCAGAAGCCGGTCGGCAAGCTCTCCGGCGGTGAGCGCAACCGTGTGCATCTCGCGAAGATGCTGAAATCGGGCGCCAACATTCTGCTGCTCGACGAACCGACCAACGATCTCGATACGGAGACGCTGGCGGCGCTTGAAGAGGCGCTCGAAGATTTCGCCGGCTGTGCCGTCGTCATCAGCCACGATCGCATGTTCCTCGACCGGCTCGCGACGCACATCCTCTCCTTCGAAGGCGACAGCCATGTCGAATGGTTCGAAGGCAACTTCGAGGCTTACGAAGAGGACAAGAAGAGGCGCCTCGGCACCGACGCCGTCGAAAACCCGCGGCGGATCAAATACAAGCCGCTGACGCGGTGA
- a CDS encoding APC family permease: protein MAQKSEKLSLVEVTALGIGGMIGGGIFAVLGLAMATAGHAVALTLAGGGAIALLTGLSYARLGLTFRDDGGSFTYIEKAFAAPAIAGVAGWLLVAGYVGTLALYASAFGEYGASLLPKTIDPAWAPGALGAFVLGLFLAINLVGAKISGGVELGVVAIKLAILALFAAVAMGGIKADHFVPVFNLGIAAPIAAIALIFVAYEGFELIPNAVDEMANPERNLPRAIVIAILVTTAIYVVVAIAALGNLTPQEIQKDQEYVLAVAARPTLGAAGFTLIGIAALLSTASAINATLFGAARLAMVMAREHALPKIFSMRERTRPVPFVSLIVLTVLAIAFTLAAPLQVISTFASATFLVIFTAVNLAAFRLARRIKMSPLLPLTGSVLAAASFAVLMWHTWQEDKVSLAWLAAAYGTAILVEAALIWRRGPRRHTNSPGETKA from the coding sequence ATGGCGCAAAAATCGGAAAAACTCAGTCTCGTCGAGGTGACCGCTCTCGGCATCGGCGGCATGATCGGTGGCGGCATCTTCGCCGTTCTCGGCCTGGCGATGGCGACGGCCGGCCACGCGGTTGCGCTAACCCTCGCAGGTGGCGGCGCGATCGCACTTCTGACGGGCCTCTCCTACGCCCGTCTCGGCCTCACCTTTCGCGATGATGGCGGCAGCTTCACCTATATCGAGAAGGCGTTCGCGGCGCCTGCGATCGCCGGCGTCGCGGGCTGGCTGCTGGTGGCTGGCTATGTCGGCACGCTCGCCCTTTATGCGAGCGCCTTCGGCGAATATGGCGCAAGCCTTCTGCCCAAGACCATCGATCCGGCCTGGGCGCCGGGTGCCTTGGGCGCCTTCGTCCTCGGGCTCTTCCTCGCCATCAATCTCGTCGGCGCGAAAATCTCCGGCGGCGTCGAGCTCGGCGTCGTCGCGATCAAGCTCGCCATTCTTGCGCTGTTTGCAGCCGTCGCCATGGGCGGCATCAAGGCCGACCATTTCGTGCCGGTCTTCAATCTCGGCATCGCCGCGCCGATCGCCGCGATCGCGCTCATTTTCGTCGCCTATGAAGGCTTCGAACTCATTCCGAACGCCGTCGATGAAATGGCGAACCCGGAGCGAAACCTGCCGCGGGCGATCGTCATCGCGATCCTCGTCACCACCGCGATCTATGTCGTCGTCGCGATCGCGGCTCTCGGCAATCTGACGCCCCAGGAGATCCAGAAGGATCAGGAATACGTGCTCGCCGTCGCCGCTCGCCCGACACTCGGTGCGGCGGGCTTCACGCTGATCGGCATCGCCGCCCTCCTCTCCACCGCCTCGGCCATCAACGCCACGCTCTTCGGTGCGGCGCGCCTCGCCATGGTGATGGCACGCGAACATGCCCTGCCGAAAATCTTCTCCATGCGCGAGCGCACCCGCCCGGTGCCCTTCGTTTCCCTGATCGTCCTGACGGTACTTGCGATCGCCTTCACGCTCGCCGCACCGCTGCAGGTCATCTCCACCTTTGCGAGTGCCACCTTCCTGGTGATCTTCACGGCGGTGAACCTCGCCGCCTTCCGGCTCGCACGGCGGATCAAGATGTCCCCGCTCCTGCCGCTCACAGGCAGCGTGCTCGCCGCGGCGAGCTTCGCCGTCCTGATGTGGCACACCTGGCAGGAGGACAAGGTGAGCCTCGCCTGGCTTGCCGCGGCTTACGGGACCGCGATCCTCGTGGAAGCGGCCCTCATCTGGCGCCGCGGCCCACGCCGACACACGAACTCGCCGGGCGAGACAAAAGCCTGA
- a CDS encoding MBL fold metallo-hydrolase yields MPPPSPLRRLRMRGRASPAISRPVARSIAHTIGAAIIALAASIGPFGTAANAAPLPVQERTERQTPSRCLAIAEAAPPTLYASYRRLDAPARHLVQGKPFALRPPEQGEVTIRFVGHATFLIESPEGVTIATDYDGWAGGVTPDVVTMNHAHSSHYTDQPDPAIAHVLRGWNPQGGEAHHNLTVGDVLIRNVPTDIRSFGGRETAANSIFIFETAGLCIGHLGHLHHVLAPEDLGIIGQLDVVMVAVDGSYTMSQDAVVETLKVLKSRLVLPMHYFGMGTLQRFLSRLGEDFAVEINPSAETTVSVATLPLDPKVLVLPGH; encoded by the coding sequence ATGCCGCCGCCTTCGCCACTCCGCCGGCTGCGGATGAGGGGACGCGCCTCCCCTGCCATCAGCCGCCCAGTCGCCCGCTCGATTGCCCACACAATCGGTGCCGCCATCATTGCCCTTGCAGCTTCGATCGGCCCCTTTGGCACAGCGGCAAACGCCGCGCCCTTGCCCGTTCAGGAGCGGACGGAACGTCAGACACCGAGCCGCTGCCTCGCGATCGCAGAAGCCGCCCCACCCACGCTCTATGCGAGCTATCGCCGCCTCGACGCGCCCGCACGGCACCTCGTCCAGGGGAAGCCCTTCGCCTTAAGACCGCCCGAGCAGGGCGAGGTGACGATCCGCTTCGTCGGTCACGCCACCTTTCTCATCGAAAGCCCAGAGGGCGTGACGATCGCCACCGATTACGACGGCTGGGCCGGCGGCGTGACGCCGGACGTCGTCACGATGAACCACGCCCATTCCTCGCATTACACCGACCAGCCCGATCCGGCGATCGCCCATGTCCTGCGCGGCTGGAACCCACAAGGCGGCGAAGCCCACCACAACCTCACCGTCGGCGATGTCCTCATCCGCAACGTGCCGACCGACATTCGCAGCTTCGGCGGGCGCGAGACGGCGGCCAATTCGATCTTCATCTTCGAGACGGCGGGCCTTTGCATCGGCCATCTCGGCCACCTCCACCACGTGCTGGCGCCCGAAGATCTCGGTATCATCGGCCAGCTCGACGTCGTCATGGTGGCAGTCGACGGCTCCTACACGATGAGCCAGGACGCGGTCGTGGAAACGCTGAAAGTTCTGAAGTCTCGCCTCGTCCTGCCCATGCATTATTTCGGCATGGGCACGCTGCAGCGCTTCCTCTCCCGCCTCGGCGAGGATTTTGCCGTCGAGATCAACCCAAGCGCGGAAACCACGGTCTCGGTCGCCACCCTGCCGCTCGACCCGAAAGTTCTGGTTCTGCCCGGACACTGA
- a CDS encoding alkene reductase, giving the protein MSETLSKLFQPIDLGPVPLANRIVMAPLTRSRADENDAPRDWHVEYYRQRASAGLIIAEATQITQQGKGYAWTPGIHSDLQVERWRAVTDAVHEAGGKIVLQLWHVGRISHPDLQPNGQLPVAPSPVKPDVKAFTEEGFKDAVEPRALSADELPGIVEDYRKAAANAQRAGFDGVEIHSANGYLLDQFLRDKTNKRHDTYGGSLDNRMRFPLQVVDAVVDVWGPERVGIRISPVSPANDIADSDPEMLFRAYVRELSERRLVYLHVIEGETRGARQPDGQFDVTTLKRDFAGLYIGNNGYTRELAISAVEEEKADLVAFGRPFISNPDLVERLKRNAPLAEPDQATFYGGDEHGYTDYPTLSAETESA; this is encoded by the coding sequence ATGTCTGAGACATTGTCGAAGCTCTTTCAGCCGATTGATCTCGGCCCCGTACCGCTTGCCAATCGCATCGTCATGGCGCCGTTGACGCGCAGCCGCGCCGACGAGAACGACGCCCCGCGGGACTGGCATGTGGAATATTACCGCCAGCGCGCCTCGGCCGGCCTGATCATCGCGGAAGCGACGCAGATCACGCAGCAGGGCAAAGGTTATGCCTGGACACCCGGCATCCATTCCGACCTGCAGGTGGAGCGCTGGCGTGCGGTCACCGACGCCGTGCACGAAGCCGGCGGCAAGATCGTCCTGCAATTGTGGCATGTCGGGCGCATCTCGCATCCCGATCTGCAGCCGAACGGTCAGTTGCCCGTCGCACCGTCGCCCGTGAAGCCTGACGTCAAGGCCTTCACCGAGGAGGGGTTCAAGGACGCCGTGGAGCCGCGGGCGCTCAGCGCCGACGAGCTGCCGGGCATCGTCGAGGATTACCGCAAGGCGGCCGCGAACGCTCAGCGTGCCGGTTTCGACGGCGTCGAGATCCATTCCGCCAACGGCTATCTGCTCGACCAGTTTTTGCGCGACAAGACCAATAAGCGCCATGACACCTATGGCGGTTCACTCGACAACCGCATGCGTTTTCCGCTGCAGGTGGTCGATGCCGTCGTCGATGTGTGGGGGCCGGAGCGGGTCGGCATCCGGATTTCGCCGGTCAGTCCCGCGAACGACATCGCCGATTCCGATCCGGAGATGCTCTTCCGCGCCTACGTGCGTGAACTCTCCGAAAGGCGGCTCGTCTATCTGCACGTCATCGAAGGCGAGACGCGCGGTGCCCGCCAGCCGGACGGACAGTTCGACGTCACCACGTTGAAGCGGGATTTTGCCGGCCTCTATATCGGCAACAACGGCTATACGCGCGAACTCGCGATCTCAGCCGTCGAAGAGGAGAAGGCCGATCTCGTGGCCTTCGGCCGGCCGTTCATCTCCAATCCCGACCTCGTGGAGCGGCTCAAGCGGAATGCCCCGCTCGCGGAGCCGGACCAGGCGACGTTCTATGGCGGAGACGAGCACGGATATACGGACTATCCGACCCTCTCCGCCGAGACGGAATCGGCCTGA
- a CDS encoding lytic murein transglycosylase encodes MRAKCVWTAAVFGLVLATPAAAQQCGGDFSTWLNGVKQEAAAAGVSDRGLSALSGVQFDRRVISRDRAQGVFTQTFAEFAGRMVNDYRLKNGRSLLNKYASTFSRIEQKYGVPGPVISAFWALETDFGANQGDFDTLNALATLAHDCRRPELFRPQLIAALKLLDRGDLARSEMKGAWAGELGQTQILPSDYLASGVDFDGDGHVNLKKSVPDVLATAGNFLNRLGWRANEPWLQEVVIPADLPWAEAGLYNKIPVSKWESWGVKARSGNLPGGSLPASLVLPMGRNGPAFLAYPNFHVFLEWNQSLVYATTAAYLATRLDGAPRADMGNASSGLSGAQMKQLQQALLDKGYKVGKVDGILGAMTRDAVRAEQLRLGLPADAWPTEELLAKIR; translated from the coding sequence ATGCGCGCGAAATGTGTATGGACGGCGGCCGTTTTCGGTCTCGTCCTTGCGACGCCGGCTGCCGCTCAGCAATGCGGCGGCGATTTTTCGACCTGGCTCAACGGAGTGAAGCAGGAGGCGGCCGCAGCCGGCGTCTCCGATCGCGGCCTTTCCGCCCTTTCCGGTGTGCAATTCGATCGGCGGGTCATTTCGCGCGATCGCGCGCAGGGCGTGTTCACTCAGACGTTTGCCGAGTTCGCGGGCCGTATGGTCAACGATTACCGGCTGAAGAACGGCCGCTCGCTTCTCAACAAATATGCCTCGACCTTCTCGCGCATCGAGCAGAAATATGGCGTTCCGGGGCCGGTGATCTCGGCGTTCTGGGCACTGGAGACGGATTTCGGCGCCAATCAGGGCGATTTCGATACGCTCAACGCGCTTGCGACCCTTGCGCATGATTGCCGGCGGCCGGAGCTTTTCAGGCCGCAGCTCATCGCCGCCTTGAAGCTCCTCGATCGCGGCGATCTCGCACGCTCGGAAATGAAGGGTGCCTGGGCGGGCGAGCTCGGCCAGACACAGATCCTTCCTTCCGATTATCTCGCTTCCGGCGTCGACTTCGACGGCGACGGGCATGTGAACCTGAAGAAGAGCGTCCCCGACGTTCTCGCGACCGCGGGCAATTTCCTGAACCGCCTCGGCTGGCGTGCGAACGAGCCGTGGCTGCAGGAGGTCGTGATTCCGGCCGATCTGCCCTGGGCGGAGGCCGGGCTTTACAACAAAATCCCGGTGAGCAAGTGGGAATCCTGGGGCGTGAAGGCGCGTTCGGGCAATCTTCCGGGCGGTTCTTTGCCCGCCTCTCTGGTCCTGCCGATGGGACGCAACGGACCGGCCTTCCTCGCCTATCCGAATTTCCATGTCTTCCTGGAATGGAACCAGTCGCTCGTCTACGCCACGACGGCCGCCTATCTCGCCACGCGCCTGGATGGAGCTCCGCGTGCCGATATGGGCAATGCGTCCAGTGGTTTGTCCGGTGCGCAAATGAAGCAGTTGCAGCAGGCACTTCTCGACAAGGGTTATAAGGTCGGCAAGGTCGACGGCATTCTGGGCGCGATGACGCGTGACGCCGTGCGCGCCGAACAGCTGCGTCTCGGCCTGCCGGCCGACGCCTGGCCGACGGAAGAGCTGCTCGCCAAGATTCGCTAG
- a CDS encoding adenylate kinase: MDRPRVYVTGASCSGVSTLGTLLAERFGVPHLDVDDFYWMPTDPPFSTKRPAEDRVRLIQERQAASRGWILTGSFIGWGDALIHKVDLIVFLKTPTSVRLQRLDRREAERHGARILPGGDMHEAHLAFRDWASRYDDPTFTGRNIAQHERWLSTQSAPVLRLTGERPSEDLADEVAKALAPRRSSNTA, from the coding sequence ATGGATCGACCGCGGGTGTATGTGACCGGGGCATCATGCTCTGGCGTTTCAACGCTTGGTACTCTCCTGGCCGAGCGGTTCGGGGTTCCGCATCTTGATGTCGACGACTTCTACTGGATGCCGACCGATCCTCCCTTCAGCACGAAACGCCCGGCCGAAGACCGCGTCCGTCTGATCCAGGAGAGACAGGCCGCGTCTCGGGGGTGGATCTTGACCGGGTCTTTCATTGGATGGGGCGACGCCCTGATCCACAAAGTCGATCTCATCGTGTTTCTGAAGACGCCCACCAGCGTTCGGCTTCAACGTCTCGATCGGCGCGAAGCGGAGCGGCATGGCGCGCGCATTCTGCCGGGCGGAGATATGCACGAAGCGCATCTGGCATTCAGAGATTGGGCTTCACGCTATGACGACCCCACCTTCACGGGGCGCAACATCGCGCAGCACGAGCGCTGGTTGAGCACCCAGTCCGCCCCCGTTCTCCGTCTCACTGGCGAGCGTCCGAGCGAGGATCTGGCGGACGAGGTGGCAAAGGCGCTTGCACCTCGTAGGTCCTCGAACACTGCTTGA
- a CDS encoding ABC transporter substrate-binding protein, translated as MAALALGIASAATFEESKAQDTKTVAITYIVEHPALDAVRNGMIEGLAERGYKEGENLKIVSRSAQGNMATQAQIASEFAGLEPDLAVGISTPSAQAVKHALKNTPVIFAAVTDPVGAGLVESREKPGGLVTGTSDQQPYEPMLELIKELMPDATKLGVIYNPGEANAAKQVEDLKTAVEPFGMTLVEAPAAQSTLVADAARSLVGRADAVLLPVDNTVVSVLEGVVTVGERAGLPVFASDVDSVNRGAIAAIGFDYYKMGVLSGDMAADILDGKSPADIPVAVSDSQDLYLNATAAEKMGVTIPDDVLAKAKKVVR; from the coding sequence TTGGCCGCGCTCGCACTCGGCATTGCCAGCGCCGCGACCTTCGAGGAATCCAAGGCGCAGGACACGAAGACCGTTGCCATCACCTATATCGTCGAGCATCCGGCGCTCGACGCCGTCCGCAATGGGATGATCGAAGGTCTCGCGGAACGCGGCTACAAGGAAGGTGAAAACCTCAAAATCGTTTCGCGCTCGGCTCAGGGCAATATGGCGACGCAGGCCCAGATCGCCTCCGAATTCGCCGGGCTTGAACCCGATCTCGCCGTCGGCATTTCCACGCCTTCCGCACAGGCCGTCAAGCACGCGCTCAAGAACACGCCGGTGATCTTCGCCGCCGTCACCGATCCGGTCGGAGCTGGCCTTGTGGAAAGCCGCGAGAAGCCGGGCGGTCTCGTCACCGGCACGAGCGACCAGCAGCCCTACGAGCCGATGCTCGAGCTCATCAAAGAGCTGATGCCCGACGCCACGAAGCTCGGTGTCATCTACAATCCCGGCGAGGCCAATGCGGCCAAGCAGGTGGAAGATCTGAAGACCGCGGTGGAGCCTTTCGGCATGACGCTGGTCGAGGCGCCTGCCGCGCAGTCGACGCTCGTCGCCGATGCGGCGCGCAGCCTCGTCGGACGGGCGGACGCCGTGCTTCTTCCGGTCGACAACACCGTCGTCTCGGTGCTCGAAGGTGTCGTGACGGTCGGCGAGCGCGCCGGTCTGCCGGTGTTTGCCTCCGACGTCGATTCCGTCAATCGCGGCGCCATCGCGGCTATCGGCTTCGACTATTACAAGATGGGCGTCCTGTCCGGCGACATGGCGGCCGATATCCTCGACGGCAAATCGCCGGCCGATATTCCGGTTGCCGTTTCCGACAGCCAGGATCTTTATCTCAACGCCACCGCGGCCGAGAAAATGGGCGTCACCATTCCGGACGACGTTTTGGCCAAGGCGAAGAAGGTCGTTCGCTAA
- a CDS encoding ABC transporter permease, producing MSLFAFAGALESGLLFSLVALGVFLSFRVLDFPDLTVDGSFPLGAAVAAAALASGVDPFLATGFAIVAGWGAGLVTALLNVRFGIMNLLSGILTMVALFSINLRIMGGPNVPLYNVDTVFDVAQSWFDFGLWTNTVLIAIVAFAAKFLVDWFLKTELGLALRASGENPAMAEAQGIAVGRMALVGMAISNGLVALAGALFAQLQGVADVSMGIGTIVTGLAALIIGEAILGRRMVFVATLGCIVGALVYRLFIALSLSAGFIGIQPQDLNLVTAIVVAIAVVLSKGRAQRNRRRAGMAPRRAPAAKRAG from the coding sequence ATGAGCCTTTTCGCCTTTGCTGGCGCCCTTGAATCGGGACTTCTGTTTTCGCTCGTCGCGCTCGGGGTGTTTCTCTCCTTCCGCGTGCTCGACTTTCCCGATTTGACGGTCGACGGCAGTTTTCCGCTCGGAGCGGCGGTTGCGGCCGCCGCTCTCGCCTCCGGTGTCGATCCGTTTCTTGCAACCGGGTTTGCGATCGTCGCAGGCTGGGGGGCAGGGCTCGTCACAGCGCTTCTCAACGTGCGCTTCGGCATCATGAACCTTCTGTCCGGCATTCTGACGATGGTGGCGCTTTTCTCCATCAATCTCAGGATTATGGGCGGGCCGAACGTGCCCCTCTACAACGTCGATACGGTGTTCGACGTGGCGCAATCCTGGTTCGATTTCGGGCTTTGGACGAACACGGTCCTGATTGCGATCGTGGCCTTTGCGGCGAAGTTCCTCGTCGACTGGTTCTTGAAGACCGAGCTGGGGCTTGCCCTGCGCGCGTCCGGTGAGAATCCGGCCATGGCGGAGGCGCAGGGCATTGCGGTCGGGCGCATGGCGCTCGTCGGCATGGCGATCAGCAACGGTCTTGTCGCGCTCGCCGGCGCCTTGTTCGCGCAGCTTCAGGGCGTGGCGGATGTCTCAATGGGTATCGGCACGATCGTGACGGGCCTTGCCGCCCTCATCATCGGCGAAGCGATCCTCGGCCGGCGCATGGTCTTCGTCGCCACGCTCGGCTGCATCGTCGGCGCACTCGTCTATCGTCTCTTCATCGCCCTGTCGCTCAGTGCCGGCTTCATCGGCATTCAGCCGCAGGACCTCAATCTCGTGACGGCGATCGTCGTTGCGATCGCGGTCGTCCTGTCCAAGGGGCGTGCGCAAAGAAACCGTCGCAGGGCCGGCATGGCGCCGCGCCGTGCGCCCGCCGCCAAGAGGGCCGGCTGA